The genomic window AGACAAATGACCTGCTGGCTGGAATGGCATTTGACTGTGGAAGGCTTCCTGTGGATCCCATCTGTCATGCTCACGCATATAAAAACAGGACCACAAAATATACGAGGACAAAGGTACcacaaaaagcaaagaaaaaattctaaaaatatcGATTTACGACCATAAAACCCTAAAACTATCGGTTAGCCACTAAAGAGACATACATCAATAGAATAATCACCATAATCATGATTTTATATGGAAAATAAATTGTTAAAAGATGCATTATTGGCAAAAAAAGATGTAGGGCTCATCCGCAGAcgaaaataagatattcaagaggCTGTCACACTCATGCATGAGGGAGGAGACATTGCTCGATCGAAACGGAGAGTAAGATGAGGTCGTCGCCAGAATCCGCCAGAGAACACTCGCCGAAGCAAGGGATGCAAAACGACAAATGTTGAAATAGGAGGGTCGGCATCGTAACAGATTTTGAAGGGAGGGATGGGCATTTTCATTTTTCGAAGGACAACATAACCGCATTATCACTTAAGTGGATGGAAAGAGTACATTGATACACTTCGATAATTTGGAGGTCTAATTGAGACGTTTTAAACTTGAGAGGGTGTGAGTGAAATTGAGATAAACTTGAGGAGGTGTTTgtgtaattttttctaaatttaattaagatcTTGGCATTTGCAAATCGTGATTTCTACTGGAACTAGGTCAGATATATGAAATCCTGCATGTTTGTCatctggatattttttttttgtctagttctcctaaaatttctcatGGCTTAAGTTTTCGTCGAAGAAGGCAACATTCTAGAAAACTATAATGCACTTTCTAGGATGTTGAAGCATAAATTTCCACAGTATTTTACTGGTGTTAACTCTTTTTTCTATTCTAAAATATGTTACATTAGATTGTTGATATCATCCAGATTTGGATAAAGCACATGAATTTTTTTCACCCCAACATCCTGAATGCACTTCCACTAATGATGGtacaaacctaaagaaaaaatagTAAACAAGGGACCATCAAGAGGATAATATGATGTCCAACTAACCTTTCATTAACCATAGAGTAAGAGCTATGTAATAGGAATTCACAATCGCCATATGAGTAGAAAAGCTTGGTTTCAATGCCATCCTCTTTTTCCTCATTGGTTTTTTATAGTTTTATAAAACAAGTGTTGGTATTACAAAGAGCATACCACCAAAAACCAAACAATCCCAAAAAAGCACTAAAACATTGTTCAAAGCACTAACTAAACATCATTGTCAACTATCTCAAGTACCCAACACACCAAAGACCAAGAAAGAAACAACACACTTCCCAAACAACATTAACTGTGCAAAAGCTTTAATGGATCATAAGATTACAACATCTAATGATGATTTTTGTAGCACATATATCGCTCAAAATTCATGACATGcttttttaaaatattactaTGATTCCCAAATCTCACAGTGGTGGTAGCCTTCTACACCGGATTGTCCTTTTTTATGTGTTATTCATTGAATCATGTAAATTGAAATTGTTGCAGCTAGAGGCTCATGGTTCGGCATGTGAGGTATCGTTCGTCTATCCCATAgactcacggttttgtccttcaaAAAATACCTCATATGGGATGGGTGATCCCTTCTTATATAAGCCAAAATCTTCCTTGGCTCACAACTAATGTGAGACCGATGATGCCTTCCCTTCTGCACCACAACATAGCTACCTCAGTCAAgggaagtctgtgtatggatgaaAAGTGTCCTCCTTACTTTTACCACAACCTCCAGTAAAAGAGGAGTCTGTGTATGGAGGAGAGAtgccttttttcttatttttaccaCAAACTGATGTACATGCGAAAGGAGCTCGAAGCTGCAGGGGTGGTCTCCTACCTGCACACCATTGTTGCAGCCAAGGACTCATGGCTCAACATGTGAAGTATTATCCGCTCTGGCCCATGGGCCTCACTGTTTTGCCCTTCAAAAAGTGCTTTAATGAGATTGATGATCCATTCCTATATAAACCAGAGTTTTCCTTGACTCATAACTAATGTGAGACTAATGATTCCCTCCTTCTACACCATAATAGAAATGAATACTTATTCAAGCATGAAATAAAAACAGATTATCTATCATGTTTGTTTCTTGGATAACCATCACAATCCCTATGTAGTGCAGAATGGCATCTTCTCCAAATACATAGATATAGGATTTAGTGTTATAATAAGATAAATGAAGACAATGATGTTTACATATATAAGCATTCTTCAAGATTATATCAATCGTTAAGATAGTATATTTTGGAAATGATGCATTGGTTCTTACAAGTTCACATTGAAATTTACGAAACAATGCCATGAAAATGCCAAAAGACAGCATAGATACACCATATCAGATGCAAGTTTTATAAATACAAATTAATCCATTAAATTGACCCTAGCTAGGGCTAATAATGATCGAAACCTTCATTTGTTGTGCTTCCTTTATATGCTTTATATTTCTTTAATGCTCTTGGTACTATGGTGGATTAGATATAACAAAAGAATTTGAGAAACCATCAAATTCTCTTAGATCCAGAATGTAACAAGTCAATAAGTGCAAGAGGAATCTGCAAGACCCTATATATGAATGATAAAGGAATCTACAAAACCTATATACAAAATCTACAATATGGTTTCACTGCACCTTTATGATGCCAATATTTAGTCATTAGAAAACATTCTGCACTGCTGGAGAAGCACCCAGCATGCATACCTTCACCTAGCTACTGGTAGCACATAATCTTTTGAATTCTTTTTGAACTAACAGTAGTAATTCAAGCATGAATTATGCTAcctcaaaaatattttataacattAACTACAAGGTCAAAAAAGGGGGGAGAATCCACCAGATGACTTTTAGGCTGAATTGTATGTCCAGCCACAACCACACCATTTATCTGCTGCTGAGAAGCCACAATTAAATTCTTACATCTTTCAAGACCATTAAATCATCAGGCTTTTAAGCTTGCTGAACTAACCCAACACTCAATAATGATGAGAAACCAAAAGACGAAAAAATGGGGGTGGGGGGGGAGGTTGAGAAAAAATCAATACCTGCAGATGCTCGTGATCCTGAACATTTCATCGTCCAGTCCCCAGCAATCCTGAAACATGATCTCCCTGACCGACTCACACACCATAAACAGCGCACGCAAGCTTCTCTTGTCTCGCAGCTGGCACCGCTGCAATTGTAGCCGCTCGATCGTTGGGCACGACCCCAGGTGCTCCTCAGGCCCCGGATCGGTGTCAATCTTCTTGCAGCCCTGCAACCTCAGAGTCTTGAGGTTCTCACAGAAGGACACTGCCGCCATCCACCCGCCATCCATCCGGTGATCACAGATCGTCAGCTCTCCAGCATCAAGCAGCATCGCCCAATTGCCGAGATCCCatcatagcttccttcgcagccgCTGAGCTCCAACTTCACCAGCCGCTTGCACCCGTTGGCCAGCATGGTGAGCCCGATGTCGGTGACCCCGGGCCCACCATAAAGGCCCTCCACGGACCCCACCAGCCGCAAGATCTGGAGGTTCTTAAAGGCGGAGATGGGGCCGAGGGCGAGATCAGTGCATCGATGGAGCTCCAACTCCTGGAGGGTGGCGCATTCGCCGGCGATCGTCCGGATGGCGGACTCGGAGGCGGCGGAAACAAGGGCGAGCTTCCGCAGTCCTGGACAGCCGCGGGCGAGGGCCACGAGCCCGCGATCAATGACATCGGTCGAGAGGAAGCGGCCCCCGCCAATGGGGGGCTCTGCGTGGGGGTCCATGCGGACGGAAACCAGGCCGTGGGTGAGGAGGACGCCGCCGGTGGCGGCGTGGGAGGAAGGGGAGGCGAAGGAGGCGAGGACGAggtcgacttcagtgaggtcggGGAAGCGGAGGGGGAGGCGATGGTAGAGGAAGGACCAGTCGAGAAGGGTAAGGGAACGGCGGATGCGACCGAGGAGGCGGAGCCATCGCTTGCAGACCAGGGAGGTAGGGCTATGGAGGGGGTCGGGGAGAACGGCAAGGATACGGAGGAGAAGCTCGTCGGAGAGGAGGGCGGTGAGGTCGGGGCCGGCCAGTGGCGGCGTTGAGGCCAGGGTTCTGGCGGGGAAGGGATCTAGGGTCAGGATTTGGTCTTCGAGCTGCATCTTGAGGACCACATGCTTGAGGGGCTTGTCGCCAAACCAGAAGTCTGGCCAGCTCGTCAGGCGGCGTTGGGGGCTCTGCTGATGCATCTACGGTTGCGGTGAGTCTCTCTGGCGGCGGCGATATAGGTGGGCAGTGGTCTGGTGCTCCACCGCTACATCGCCTCGTCCGCTGCTTGTCGCTGCGCCCTGGTACTACCACCGTTTCTCGCTTCGGTTCGCCCTCTTCGGTTCAAACTTTTCTCtgagttaaaaataaaatatttgttgaCCAGCTATTCTATTCCAGGCTAGGCAACGGatttctgagagagagagagagatagaagtACAGGGTGAGTGATGGTGGGGACTTTCATGCTTTGTCCTGTTTAATTTTTCGTCGTTTCGTTTTGTTTGACGCGACGCTTCGATCTGCCGCCGAGCGGCGATTTTTTTTTATTCCTGCGCCGAGGGGGGATGGGACGAGCATTCGGGAAAAGGACGGGATTCCCCCTCCGGTTCGATCAAGGAAGGTGGAGATTGACTCGGAGATATGGTAGATACAGCAGACTAACGGACTTGAGGTCACAAAACTAAATACAAGTCAGGAAtagccttttcttttttttttttccttgttctGTACAGCTAACAGCTCTCCTCATAgctattattttattatcaatatatatttttatttttttttgatacaacttGTCAATATAGATCTCGaatcataaaattaaatatagagAAACAGAAGTAAATCCTAATCGATATTTTCAACTTAAAAATAACTATCCACTtgagtttcaaataaaaataactatccaTTTGAAACATAAGTTAAAAATAACTATTCATTTTGGTTGAAATGATCCTTACATCCTTATATCTTCATGTTCTTTGAAATACTACAGTATTATATTGTCATTGTAtaatattcttttacaataaggtagtattacattatattagtatagtatttttttataataatatagaattattttattatattatattaatgtagtATTCTTTACAAtaaagtatattatattatattagtttagtattcttttataataatgtagtgttactttattgtattatattagtgtagtattcttttacaataaaaTAGTATTACTCGTTTATTATAATATTACTTTACATCAATATAGTATTGCTTTATAATAGTgcagtataattttataatgataTAGTGTTACTTTATAATGATGTAGTGTTGCTTTATAACTGTAAAGATAATTAGATCATTTCACCCCATTTGATTAGTtacttttaaattatattttaaataaaaaactgCTTTTACTTGAAACTCAAGTAGGTAGCtacttttaaatttaaactcAAATAGATAGTTTTTCCTAGTTTATCCAATTAAATACAAGTTAGAAACAACTTTTTATATACATGCACAGCATGCATGCACACGCATGGGTAATAGCTCTTCTCGTGGAGGATGTTTAAATCAACAAATGAGGACattaagatattattttttatttttttaaccatCCGATGATCATCTGATTAAGAATCTATGGCAGTCTGAGATCCATCAGAGTGGGTGGAGCCATCGGACGAGAGGGTTAGTGATCGACGGGGTTGGGACAATGAGAAGGGGGGTGGGAGCGATGAGGAGGGAGTTGGGGGTGGGAGTGATGGAGTCGCAGGGGTGAGGGAGAGCCTTAGGGGTCGGATCTAGAAGATAATAATAAAATTAGGGGTGGAAATGATAGGCGAGAGCCATCGAAGTAGGAGAACTTTTGGAGCCGATGTGGGGGTCGGATCTAGAAGACATAGTGATAGGTCAACAGTGACGACAGCGAAGATCATACAAGAAGCATGGAAGCCAGGGATGAAGTCGTTGCCATGAGGTAGCGAGTGGTGGCACTAATAGCGGCAACAATCTCCAGGGGCAGCCTTCATCCACTTCTTGGCTTGATGCAGGAGGTCAGTCTTAATAGGGACGATGGCTATGGAGGATTCGGCGCCAATATTTGTGGCGGGGGTGATGGCCTTGGAGGATCTGGTGGTGAAATTGGAGGCTAGGATGATGGCCGTAGAGAATCTGGTAGCAGCATCAATGGTGGAGGCCTTGTGGATGGGGTGGGGTATGAGAGGAGAAGAAGACCTTAGCaactgagagagagagaaagatgagaGGTTGGGTTTGATGGGGGAAGAATAGGGAAGATCCTAAAAATTGAGattttggatgattttttttaGCTTGTCATCTATTTTCACTCAAAATTATTCTTACAATTCAAATTATTTATTGCACTAATAACGTGCATCACCaattaaattagttatttatagataaatagtGTCATCCATCCTAAATCAGATGACGAAGAAAGGCTAACAATGATAAGATCCAAAAAGATTTGGGAGCACCATagtaaaattcaaaaagaaaaaaaatgaaattggAGTGGGATGCCACTCGTAGAGAGTCCTTGGTTGGTTGCTTCGGAGTTCAAAAAGCGGGCCTATATTGTGGATCTATCTGGACTCGGAGCATTTTGTTTAGATAAATTGATTTTAAGCTTGATAGACCTGATCAGCATGAAATTTAACCCATCTTCCAAACAGATCATGTTTGAATTTACATCAATTGAATCCAaacctgatatatatatatatatatatatatatatatatatatatata from Elaeis guineensis isolate ETL-2024a chromosome 4, EG11, whole genome shotgun sequence includes these protein-coding regions:
- the LOC105036903 gene encoding LOW QUALITY PROTEIN: F-box protein At5g51370 (The sequence of the model RefSeq protein was modified relative to this genomic sequence to represent the inferred CDS: inserted 2 bases in 2 codons), giving the protein MHQQSPQRRLTSWPDFWFGDKPLKHVVLKMQLEDQILTLDPFPARTLASTPPLAGPDLTALLSDELLLRILAVLPDPLHSPTSLVCKRWLRLLGRIRRSLTLLDWSFLYHRLPLRFPDLTEVDLVLASFASPSSHAATGGVLLTHGLVSVRMDPHAEPPIGGGRFLSTDVIDRGLVALARGCPGLRKLALVSAASESAIRTIAGECATLQELELHRCTDLALGPISAFKNLQILRLVGSVEGLYGGPGVTDIGLTMLANGCKRLVKLELSGCEGSYDGISAIGRCCLMLXELTICDHRMDGGWMAAVSFCENLKTLRLQGCKKIDTDPGPEEHLGSCPTIERLQLQRCQLRDKRSLRALFMVCESVREIMFQDCWGLDDEMFRITSICRWVKFLSLEGCSLLTTEGLEXVILSWKDLQRLIVISCDKVKDDEVTSALANLFSVLKELKWRPDSKSVLAMSLAGTGIGKKGARFFRKQSLQGRQQSKRKAEEDP